A part of Deinococcus aerius genomic DNA contains:
- the lysW gene encoding lysine biosynthesis protein LysW, whose product MPTIQFENPETGATIELTDPELGELVIDDETGVEYEVVSIDPPRLEQAPQEAEDWGE is encoded by the coding sequence ATGCCTACCATTCAATTTGAAAACCCAGAGACGGGCGCCACCATCGAACTGACCGACCCCGAACTCGGCGAACTCGTCATCGACGACGAGACCGGGGTGGAGTACGAGGTGGTGTCCATCGACCCGCCCCGGCTGGAGCAGGCCCCGCAGGAAGCGGAGGACTGGGGGGAATAA